The stretch of DNA TCATCGTGGGCGGCAAGGACCGTTCGTACGCTGCTGCCCAGTAGGCCGCGAGTGGGGCCGTCATGCTCGGCGTGCTCTTGCACGTTTCCGTGGCCTGCTGTACCGGCGTGGCCGCCGTTGCCGTCGTGGTGAATCCCAGCGTGGCGAAGAGTGCGAGGAAGGCGGTGATGAGCGTGGTCCACAGCTTCATGGCCTTGGCGCCGGTCATGGCTTCTCACTTTCGGGTTGGGCGATTTGCGTACTTTCCTCATGATGTGTATGTGGGGCCGAGAGTGGGGGACCGACGCTCGTGGCGCGTCGATGTTCAGATGAACACCACCCGAATGGCCGTAAACGGGCCCTGGAGGCCCTGGGAGAGGGCCGGGTGAGGTCAAGAACGGTGGATGTCGCAGCGGGCCGTGAGGCGCCGGAGAGCGGCGACGGCCGATTCGACTGCTGTGTTCAGGGCGGGAGTTGGCGCGGATCCAGGTCACCGATCGGTATCGGTCGGTGTGTATAGTCGGGCGCCAGAGGTCCCTTACGTCAAGAAAGACGAGGTCGCGCGGTGAAGAAGCTTCTCCTGGTCGCACTGGCCGCCATCGGCGGGCTCCTCGTGTACCGCCAGATCCAGGCGGATCGCGCCGAGCAGGATCTGTGGACGGAGGCGACTGACTCCGTGCCCACGGGTTCGTGAGTACCGACAACAGTCTCTTCACAGGGCCCCGGCCGCTTCTGCGGCCGGGGCCCTGTGCTGTCCGGATCTCTTCGCTCCTCCGGCCCCTCGGGTTTGCTCACGCAAGCCCTCGCCTTGCGTGAGCAAAGATTGTCGCGCCTCCGCGCGGGCATAGTGGGCGGGACGACTGGGGCTCAGGGGAGGGGTGGCACGTGATGGGGCGGCTGCGCGGAGGCCGGGCGATGTCTGCTGTGGGAGCGGCGCTGTGCGCGGTGATGGCGTTCCCGGGACCGGCCGCGGCGGAGGTCACAGCTGGCCCGACCGCGGCCCCGGCCCCGACCGCGAGCCCGAGCCCGTACGCCTTCGCCGAACAGGCCGTGCCGGTCGACGGCGCGCAGAACAGCATGGACAGCGTGAGGCTCACGCCCGGGTCGACGTACAAGAGTTCCCTCGCGCGCGGGGGCAAGCTCTACTACCAGCTTCAACTCGACGCCCGGGAGACCGTGTACGTCTCCGCCACCGCCGTTCCCGGGCTTGACGCCAAGGTCGCCTATGGGGACGGCGTAGAGGTGTCCTTACAGGACACGAACGGCAACAACTGCAACTCAGGAAACGCGCGATTCGGTACGTCGCAGAGCCCGCGCCCCATCTCCGCCTGGGCGGTACGGGCGGTCGGCCCCGCCGAGAACCGGTGCAAAGTGGCCGGCACGTACTACGTAGTGGTCGAGCGGAACAGCGATCCCGGCTCCAGTGCGGAGACGTGGGACACGGAGCTTCGCGTCGTCTCGGAGCCTGGAGTGGCCAAGAGCGCCTCCACGACGCCGCCCGAGGCGTGGAACTCCGCTTCGCCCACGCCTCCCGGCGGTGCGCGCGAGGAACGCAGGGGCGGCACGGGCTTCAACGACGCCCGTGCGTTGAGGGCAGGCGTCTGGGGCGACCGGATCAAGCCCGGCCAGACCCTCTTCTACCGCGTGCCGGTCGACTGGGGGCAGCAGATCTCCGCCAGTGCCGAGCTGGGCAGTGCGCGCGGGGGCAGGGGCGAATACGTCACGTCGGCGCTCGTGATGTCACTGGCCAATCCGGTACGCGCACGCATCGACGACGCCGACACGGCATACGACGGCCAGCAGAAGACGGCCTCGCTGCGACCACTGGCCCCCGTCGCGTACGAGAACCGCTACTCCCCGGTCGACGGCGTGGCCGGAACGCGGTTCGCCGGGTGGTACTACCTCTCGGTCCATCTCAATCCGCAGGTCGCCCGGCAGTTCGGCAAGACTCCGCTGGATCTGCTGCTGCGGGTGAACGTCGACGGCGCGGCGAAGGAGGGGCCCGCGTACGTGGGGACGGCACGGCCGGCCGATGAGTTCAGCGTCACCGGTGAGGACGAGGACGCAGCGGTGCGGGGTGATACGGATGCCGCCGCCGGGAGCGGGGATGGGAGCGGGGGCGGGAACAGCGGCGGAGACGGCATGAAGGTGGTTGCCGCCGGTGGGTTCGGTGCTGGGGCCGTGCTGCTGACGGTCCTTGGGGTGTGGACGCTGATCGGGCGGAGGAGGGCGGCGGGCCGGGCCCGCTGATCGGGCGGAGGAAGGCAACGGGCCGGACCGGCTGATTCAGGGCTGGAGCAGGGGCATAGCTGAATCCGATTCGATCCGATCCGATCAGATCTGGGTCAGGGCCCAGACGCCCACCGCGAAGCACGCCAGAGCGGCGAGCAGCATCGGGATCGCCACCTTCGGGGGCGGTCCCGGTCGTTTCTGCCGGTGCGGAACTGGTCGGTGCTGGAGCGGAACCTGCGGGGCGTGAGCGGTGTATGGATAAGTAGGGGCGGATACGCGATGCGCCGTCGCCATTACAGAGTGTGACGGTTCGTGAACTGGGTGAGGGGAGGGGACATGGGCATGTGGGGCCTGAGCAGGCGGAGATGGGGGAGGCGGTGGTGTGGCCGGTTGCTGCCTTGGCTGGGCCTGTGGCTGTCGCATCTGCTGGGCCTGCGGCTGCTGTGCCTGCTGTGCCTGCCGCGCCTGCTGTACGGGGTGAACCTGCTGGCCCGACGGCGGTGTGCCCTGCGGTGGCGGAGGAGCCAGCGGGAAGCTGCCGGTCTGGGGCGCGGAGAGGGGCGGGGGCGGTACGGAAGGAGGAGCGAAGCCCGGCGGGGGCGGCGCCGTGAGAGGGCCGTCGGGGCCGAAC from Streptomyces sp. BA2 encodes:
- a CDS encoding DUF6344 domain-containing protein — encoded protein: MTGAKAMKLWTTLITAFLALFATLGFTTTATAATPVQQATETCKSTPSMTAPLAAYWAAAYERSLPPTMKQRIRAEAHGSSPSCRHLPTDDTETAIEAEAHPGRLAAEP
- a CDS encoding DLW-39 family protein, coding for MKKLLLVALAAIGGLLVYRQIQADRAEQDLWTEATDSVPTGS